The Dreissena polymorpha isolate Duluth1 chromosome 10, UMN_Dpol_1.0, whole genome shotgun sequence genome includes a region encoding these proteins:
- the LOC127849151 gene encoding heterogeneous nuclear ribonucleoprotein A1-like, producing MATSTQSFYAQPFGDFGDYPYNMGLGTGLGMGMPMGIGMGMPMDAIEFAGDFGMMGLMSGFPGMMGGGWGMGGYPMYDGGYNTGWGGGWEGGMDAGWGGREAGWGGKDAGWQGERGGGWGDNMGRRGDNMGGW from the exons ATGGCAACCTCCACACAGAGTTTTT ATGCGCAGCCTTTCGGTGACTTCGGAGACTACCCGTACAACATGGGTTTAGGGACGGGTCTGGGGATGGGGATGCCGATGGGTATCGGGATGGGGATGCCGATGG ATGCGATTGAGTTCGCCGGTGACTTTGGAATGATGGGGCTGATGAGCGGATTTCCGGGAATGATGGGAGGCGGATGGGGAATGGGCGGCTATCCTATGTACGACGGCGGCTATAACACGGGCTGGGGCGGCGGCTGGGAAGGCGGCATGGATGCGGGATGGGGCGGCAGGGAGGCCGGTTGGGGAGGCAAGGACGCCGGATGGCAGGGGGAACGTGGTGGAGGTTGGGGGGATAATATGGGACGCAGAGGTGACAACATGGGCGGATGGTGA